The Chryseobacterium aureum genome contains a region encoding:
- a CDS encoding helix-turn-helix domain-containing protein — MDFQIHYLTPDIKISSYDDRLFKTETVFEYHMLVWFISGETKIIQADKTYLFRAGDIFLIPRNHLATIINYPKDGLPHKAVVMHLTTERLKEFYRSVKYQKNASHRESTIHTFSSHPLLKSCLASLIPYFDIEGPLPENIAHLKITEAISIIRELEPDIDALLADFDEPGKVDLVNFMEKNYMFNMPLERFGYLTGRSLSTFNRDFRRIFQTTPQRWLTQKRLELAYYHLSEKNKKPSDVFLEVGFEDLSHFSHAFKKQYGFAPSMAR, encoded by the coding sequence ATGGACTTCCAAATACATTACCTGACACCGGATATCAAGATTTCCAGCTATGATGACAGGCTGTTCAAAACGGAAACGGTTTTTGAATATCACATGCTGGTGTGGTTCATATCAGGCGAAACGAAAATTATTCAGGCAGATAAAACCTATCTGTTCAGGGCAGGAGATATCTTTCTGATTCCGAGAAATCATCTTGCTACGATTATCAATTATCCCAAAGACGGGCTTCCTCATAAAGCTGTGGTCATGCATCTTACCACGGAACGTCTGAAAGAATTTTACCGTTCTGTTAAATACCAAAAGAACGCCAGTCACCGTGAATCAACAATTCATACTTTCAGCAGCCACCCTCTTCTGAAAAGCTGTCTAGCCTCTCTTATTCCTTATTTTGATATTGAAGGTCCACTTCCTGAAAATATAGCCCATTTAAAAATAACCGAAGCAATCAGTATTATCAGGGAACTTGAGCCGGATATTGATGCTTTACTCGCTGATTTTGATGAACCGGGAAAAGTAGATCTTGTCAATTTTATGGAAAAGAATTATATGTTCAATATGCCTTTGGAACGCTTCGGATATCTTACAGGAAGAAGTCTGTCTACGTTCAATCGTGATTTCAGAAGGATTTTTCAAACCACTCCCCAACGATGGCTGACTCAGAAACGGCTTGAACTGGCTTACTATCATTTGTCTGAAAAGAATAAAAAACCATCAGATGTTTTCCTTGAAGTGGGTTTTGAAGATCTCTCCCATTTTTCACATGCCTTTAAAAAACAGTATGGTTTTGCCCCTTCCATGGCACGATAA
- a CDS encoding SGNH/GDSL hydrolase family protein: MAENLGEVNPDLIIIKRVSELPSDANPQEILGANTNGRLVRTQYSDLKASVTSGIKGEATPSSSPTTWAPGDSNLYERWDVKTAGTYTNFKNGATPPVPIEVTADDLRNNYVQIWVTNGVSEKVLSEKPVKDVTDTFEPENNQDPQGGKQINDYYTKKTVVKSRNLINPAAVDFDHYYSDGPKAIVDNTGFNWVVTESIPVTEGKTYVQSHDPNNVPIVVGGYFKNETDTTAVANIVGFTPEDGTGAGFTVPVGQEIKYVRLSINTTDNTHSEIAGNYQLEEAPYHSLYTPYFDPIEITSLKPEFNSLNNWSGKHITHAGTSIPAGYPKQFDLNYRYPDIAANRLGAIMNNISVPSSTIRMTKSDGSAVAYPLRAFSNEASTVNYQNAIIDKLNGPEDPALVALDFGVNDYVADQSDIDNYATFDMTSEDRATFIGATNFVIKKILQAKPTQRIVLLTHFTDTAVAFVSSYANLNKAIERIGEYWGIPVCKVYQKAGWGVKNGVNILGTMCPDGIHPASMSSDYSVQQLSRIYGDFIESI, translated from the coding sequence ATGGCAGAGAATTTAGGAGAGGTTAATCCAGATTTAATAATCATTAAAAGAGTTTCAGAATTACCCAGTGATGCAAACCCACAGGAAATACTTGGAGCCAATACAAACGGTAGATTAGTAAGAACGCAGTACTCAGATCTGAAAGCATCGGTAACATCAGGGATAAAAGGAGAGGCAACTCCATCAAGTTCGCCGACTACTTGGGCTCCGGGGGATTCAAATCTATATGAGAGATGGGACGTTAAAACAGCCGGAACATATACAAACTTTAAAAACGGAGCTACACCACCTGTGCCTATTGAGGTTACAGCGGACGATTTAAGAAATAATTATGTTCAAATATGGGTTACTAATGGCGTTTCAGAAAAAGTGCTGTCAGAAAAACCCGTAAAAGACGTAACAGATACCTTTGAGCCAGAAAACAATCAAGATCCTCAAGGAGGTAAACAGATCAATGACTATTACACTAAAAAAACTGTTGTAAAGTCGAGAAATCTTATTAATCCGGCAGCGGTTGACTTTGATCATTATTATAGTGATGGTCCCAAGGCAATTGTAGACAATACTGGTTTTAATTGGGTGGTTACTGAGTCCATTCCTGTAACGGAGGGTAAAACATATGTTCAGTCTCACGATCCAAACAATGTGCCAATCGTAGTTGGTGGGTATTTTAAAAATGAAACTGATACAACAGCTGTTGCTAATATAGTAGGTTTTACTCCTGAAGATGGTACAGGAGCTGGTTTCACAGTGCCCGTAGGGCAGGAAATTAAATATGTGAGATTAAGTATTAATACTACCGATAATACACATTCAGAGATTGCAGGAAACTACCAGCTGGAAGAAGCTCCGTATCATTCCCTGTATACACCATATTTTGACCCGATTGAAATCACAAGTTTAAAACCAGAATTTAACTCGTTGAATAATTGGTCAGGCAAGCATATTACTCATGCCGGAACATCAATACCAGCAGGCTATCCGAAACAGTTTGACCTTAATTACAGATACCCGGATATTGCCGCCAATAGGTTAGGCGCTATCATGAATAACATTTCAGTTCCGTCATCAACGATCAGAATGACAAAATCTGACGGTTCGGCGGTAGCCTATCCATTGCGAGCCTTCTCAAATGAGGCATCGACGGTAAACTATCAGAATGCTATAATTGATAAACTTAACGGTCCTGAAGATCCGGCTTTAGTCGCGCTGGATTTTGGAGTGAATGATTATGTTGCAGACCAAAGCGATATTGATAATTACGCAACATTTGACATGACTTCTGAGGACAGGGCCACATTCATAGGTGCCACCAACTTTGTGATCAAAAAAATACTTCAGGCAAAGCCAACTCAAAGAATAGTGTTGTTGACGCATTTTACAGATACAGCTGTTGCATTTGTGTCATCTTATGCGAACTTAAACAAAGCAATTGAACGTATTGGCGAGTACTGGGGAATTCCTGTATGTAAAGTATATCAGAAGGCAGGTTGGGGTGTTAAGAACGGAGTAAACATTTTGGGAACTATGTGCCCTGACGGAATTCATCCGGCTTCAATGTCATCTGATTATTCTGTCCAGCAGTTAAGCCGCATTTACGGAGATTTTATTGAAAGTATATAA
- a CDS encoding lysozyme: MRTSQKGINLIKEFESLHDGDLKKPGLQPKMDPVGIWTEGYGRAMRDDKGNFLKGSGNKVNAEKRATIHTEKEAEVALRQDLQIYENIVAKKITVSINQNQFDALVSHTYNTGGSDGLFKLVNDRAPGASIRNWFITKYITAQGVKLNGLIRRRKAEADLFFSN; this comes from the coding sequence ATGAGAACATCACAAAAAGGGATTAACCTAATAAAAGAATTTGAAAGTCTTCATGATGGAGATTTGAAAAAGCCGGGACTACAACCAAAGATGGATCCGGTGGGCATTTGGACGGAAGGGTACGGCCGAGCAATGCGGGATGATAAAGGGAACTTTTTAAAAGGATCCGGAAACAAAGTAAATGCTGAAAAAAGAGCTACAATTCATACAGAAAAAGAAGCTGAAGTGGCGTTGAGGCAAGATTTACAGATATATGAAAATATTGTAGCAAAAAAAATAACTGTTTCAATTAATCAGAATCAGTTTGACGCTTTAGTTTCCCATACTTACAACACGGGAGGATCTGACGGATTATTCAAACTTGTGAATGACCGTGCCCCAGGTGCTTCAATCCGGAACTGGTTTATCACAAAATATATTACAGCTCAGGGAGTGAAATTAAACGGTCTGATCCGGAGAAGAAAAGCAGAGGCTGATCTGTTCTTTTCGAATTAA
- a CDS encoding tape measure protein, whose amino-acid sequence MIRDFVNQAERIGEVGDKLTSLGQKLTAGLTLPIIGLGVASVKAYGDIQALQKGLEAVMGSSVKASAELQRLKEVAKLPGLGMEEAVKGSINLQSIGFSASNSRNILQQFGNAVATVGKGRAEFERAIYGVQQLANTQLPLGEDLNIIKDAVPQVSKLLTEAFGTSRSDDLAKMKITSKQVLDVILNGLEKLPRVSGGIKGAFENLGDSLKSNFSRVGKVLDDNLDISGLIDKLTAGIDRLVSGFEDLNPGVQKGIIVVAGLAAAIGPLLIGLGGIMSLIPTIVSGAGALVSVFGALSGPVGLTALALGTLTAGVIAYNLANETAEDRAERWSRSLSKATASAQAEVSALDQLYKKTQDTSLSINERKAAVDELQRLYPYYFKNISDEIILNGNASKSYNELRGAIVRASLARAAQDEIDKRSQQRLSEELEIRDKINKAVESYKNPQPVNISISGGTGGVGTQITRTAEEVRKQAALVVFENVKALKKLGADYDKENKALIDIINSGYSDIAKVNADGGDNFAKTINLDKAKKETEKQLAEVFSIGSIAELQQRATLLKKAIDTSVDDIVKIRKLDKFGNDTNKKGQPYFTGEVLSLDDAKNKLEQLLAQIEFLQIKPPQGLADLKVFREGFTSEINALNNAASGFNFNLGSESSNPFDNIIKNIDTLGSSIAKVEDFRSAISTNLQQMSTDVSGSINTIGDSFLSLPQKIGFGIDSSKLKQEEFTKLAENFNKDFKSLIDSSISSGLTDMFSSIGAAIGNGGDVIGAVGNGLLKMFGGFLSDMGAMLIKYGTLAIMKGTLDEIIKTGGYQAVAAGIAAIAVGAALSVAGGAIGSRAKSGMSGGSTSTGAGADYTGNTYSSNYSSGGGYGGGYGEVVFRIDGYELKGVLDRVNGKSDRLNAGN is encoded by the coding sequence ATGATCCGGGACTTTGTAAATCAAGCTGAACGGATTGGTGAAGTTGGCGATAAACTGACTTCATTAGGTCAAAAATTAACAGCGGGGCTTACATTGCCTATTATTGGGCTGGGTGTCGCATCTGTAAAGGCATACGGGGATATTCAGGCATTGCAAAAAGGATTAGAGGCAGTGATGGGTAGTTCAGTAAAAGCCTCTGCTGAATTGCAAAGATTGAAAGAGGTTGCTAAGCTCCCTGGACTTGGGATGGAAGAAGCAGTAAAGGGTTCCATTAATTTGCAATCAATTGGATTTTCAGCCAGCAATTCAAGAAATATATTGCAGCAATTCGGGAACGCTGTTGCCACAGTAGGTAAAGGTAGAGCCGAATTTGAAAGGGCCATATATGGTGTCCAGCAGTTGGCAAATACACAGCTTCCGCTTGGTGAGGACTTAAACATCATTAAAGATGCCGTTCCACAGGTTTCTAAACTACTTACTGAGGCGTTCGGAACTTCCAGAAGTGATGATTTAGCAAAAATGAAAATTACTTCTAAGCAAGTATTAGATGTAATTTTAAATGGATTGGAAAAACTGCCTAGAGTTTCCGGAGGGATTAAAGGTGCCTTTGAAAATTTAGGAGATTCTCTTAAAAGCAACTTTTCAAGAGTTGGCAAAGTATTAGATGATAACTTAGATATAAGCGGCTTAATTGATAAGCTTACAGCGGGTATTGATAGGCTCGTTTCCGGTTTTGAAGATCTTAATCCAGGAGTACAGAAAGGTATTATTGTTGTTGCTGGTCTGGCTGCAGCAATAGGTCCGTTATTAATTGGATTAGGTGGAATTATGTCACTTATTCCCACTATAGTTTCCGGGGCGGGAGCCCTTGTTTCTGTCTTTGGTGCATTGTCTGGTCCTGTAGGATTAACAGCATTAGCATTAGGTACTTTAACGGCGGGTGTTATTGCTTATAATCTGGCAAATGAAACAGCTGAAGACCGGGCGGAAAGATGGTCTAGAAGCTTGTCAAAAGCAACTGCATCAGCGCAGGCAGAAGTTTCAGCATTAGATCAACTGTATAAGAAAACACAGGATACTTCTTTGTCTATCAATGAAAGAAAAGCTGCTGTAGATGAATTACAACGTTTATATCCTTACTACTTTAAAAATATCAGTGATGAAATTATCTTAAACGGTAATGCATCAAAATCTTACAATGAATTAAGAGGGGCGATTGTTCGAGCGTCATTAGCCCGTGCTGCTCAGGATGAAATAGACAAAAGAAGTCAACAGCGCTTATCCGAGGAACTTGAAATAAGAGACAAAATAAACAAAGCAGTTGAATCTTATAAAAACCCTCAGCCTGTTAACATTTCAATTTCTGGCGGGACCGGCGGTGTAGGAACGCAAATAACCAGAACTGCTGAAGAAGTAAGAAAACAGGCTGCTTTGGTTGTGTTTGAAAATGTCAAGGCCTTGAAAAAACTCGGGGCCGACTATGACAAAGAAAACAAAGCGTTAATTGATATTATTAATTCGGGGTATTCTGATATTGCCAAAGTTAATGCTGATGGTGGAGATAACTTTGCTAAAACCATCAATTTAGATAAGGCTAAAAAAGAGACAGAAAAACAGCTTGCAGAGGTATTTTCTATAGGGTCAATTGCAGAATTGCAACAAAGAGCAACTTTATTAAAGAAAGCGATAGATACTTCAGTAGATGACATTGTTAAAATTCGAAAGTTAGATAAGTTCGGGAACGATACTAATAAAAAAGGACAACCTTATTTTACTGGCGAGGTCTTAAGCCTGGATGATGCTAAAAATAAACTTGAGCAATTATTAGCACAAATTGAATTTTTGCAAATTAAGCCACCACAAGGACTGGCTGATTTAAAAGTATTCAGAGAAGGATTCACTAGCGAAATAAACGCCTTAAACAATGCCGCATCAGGATTTAATTTTAATCTAGGATCAGAGAGCTCAAATCCTTTTGACAATATTATAAAAAATATAGATACGCTTGGCTCATCAATAGCAAAAGTTGAAGATTTTAGAAGCGCTATTTCTACAAATCTACAGCAGATGAGTACTGATGTATCAGGAAGCATTAATACCATTGGAGATTCGTTTCTTAGTCTTCCTCAAAAAATAGGGTTTGGGATTGACAGCTCAAAATTAAAACAAGAAGAATTCACCAAGTTGGCTGAAAACTTCAATAAGGACTTTAAAAGCCTAATTGATTCATCTATATCCAGTGGTTTAACAGACATGTTTAGCTCAATAGGTGCGGCTATTGGAAACGGTGGAGATGTTATTGGCGCTGTAGGCAATGGTCTTCTAAAAATGTTTGGTGGTTTTCTATCAGATATGGGGGCTATGTTGATAAAATACGGAACATTGGCAATAATGAAAGGTACGCTGGATGAAATTATCAAAACAGGAGGTTATCAAGCAGTAGCGGCTGGTATTGCTGCAATTGCAGTAGGCGCTGCATTATCTGTAGCGGGCGGCGCTATTGGTTCTCGGGCAAAATCGGGAATGTCTGGCGGAAGTACTTCCACGGGTGCAGGCGCTGATTACACAGGCAATACATATTCTTCAAATTACAGCTCAGGTGGTGGATATGGAGGTGGGTATGGAGAGGTAGTATTCAGAATAGACGGGTATGAACTTAAAGGCGTCCTTGATAGAGTTAATGGTAAAAGTGATAGATTAAATGCAGGTAACTAG
- a CDS encoding phage tail tube protein, whose protein sequence is MKMIKGEENLFYIKKNGNWVPAACLTASPISESSETIKTTTRDNAGWNTDYPTNQSYTIALSGVMIKDDSDSGNNVVSYRELRSYKRNRTLIEWMRKTLNGWYVDSGKAHITEISDSDTAGEFITFNATLLGYGKPEESTDKVYLLGTEENELLTDEIYQVIKTD, encoded by the coding sequence ATGAAGATGATAAAGGGAGAGGAAAACCTATTTTATATAAAAAAGAACGGAAACTGGGTTCCGGCGGCATGCCTTACGGCCAGTCCTATTTCAGAAAGTTCCGAAACTATAAAGACGACCACCCGCGACAATGCCGGATGGAATACTGACTATCCTACAAATCAAAGCTATACAATTGCCTTATCTGGTGTTATGATTAAAGATGATTCAGACAGCGGTAATAATGTGGTTTCATACCGGGAATTAAGATCATATAAGCGTAACAGAACACTCATAGAATGGATGCGCAAAACCCTTAACGGATGGTATGTAGATTCCGGGAAAGCGCATATCACAGAAATTTCAGATTCCGATACAGCCGGAGAATTTATCACTTTTAATGCGACTCTATTAGGGTATGGAAAACCTGAAGAATCTACAGATAAGGTGTATTTGTTAGGAACAGAAGAGAATGAACTATTAACAGACGAAATATATCAAGTAATTAAAACAGATTAA
- a CDS encoding phage head closure protein codes for MLAREYNRLIEIWNKTHVPDGYGGSLPEDIFVKKIYAKITTNAGSKFVNFGIQEFKNPVIFSVRDKKNDVAYTENHFVKYQGKQFFIKGTDHKGLEQMELNLLCDEI; via the coding sequence AGGGAATATAACAGATTGATTGAGATATGGAATAAAACACATGTTCCTGACGGTTACGGAGGCAGCTTACCTGAGGATATATTTGTAAAAAAGATTTACGCTAAAATCACTACCAATGCCGGCAGTAAATTTGTGAATTTTGGAATTCAAGAATTTAAAAATCCAGTTATTTTTTCCGTGAGGGATAAAAAGAATGATGTTGCTTACACTGAAAATCATTTTGTAAAGTATCAAGGGAAACAGTTCTTTATCAAGGGTACTGATCATAAAGGACTCGAACAAATGGAACTTAATTTATTATGTGATGAGATTTAA
- a CDS encoding phage tail tube protein, with amino-acid sequence MAGEKTLKGKLEILFIYGPIKNAEGTTVAANYFPVGCLTTNEINKTVETKEGTITKCDLSPEPTYGRKSYQATFEAVAIENDGLKTSYDSISEVMDEAHANEKPIYWKIETTLSDGTKKTEYGKGILTELSRTAPVDGEITFSGTIQGIGEISNTDLHV; translated from the coding sequence ATGGCAGGTGAAAAAACACTAAAGGGTAAACTTGAAATACTTTTCATTTATGGCCCTATCAAAAATGCAGAAGGAACAACGGTGGCAGCTAACTACTTTCCGGTAGGATGCCTAACAACGAATGAAATTAATAAAACCGTTGAAACAAAGGAGGGGACTATTACAAAGTGTGACTTATCACCGGAACCAACTTATGGACGTAAATCGTATCAAGCAACATTCGAGGCAGTGGCGATAGAAAATGACGGGCTTAAAACCAGCTATGATTCTATTTCCGAGGTTATGGATGAAGCTCATGCGAATGAAAAACCTATTTACTGGAAAATCGAAACTACACTTTCAGATGGCACTAAAAAAACAGAATACGGAAAGGGTATTTTGACAGAACTATCTAGAACAGCCCCTGTAGATGGTGAGATCACTTTTTCAGGAACGATTCAAGGTATTGGAGAAATTTCTAACACAGACTTACACGTATAA
- a CDS encoding HK97 gp10 family phage protein, producing the protein MRFKGTQETIRKLRKLGHEGENKIKQVTAVAANELATKAAQNLSSYNDADPTGTIAQSINAKPKNDGLIWTIAVNQVPMGAYLEFGTGTFVDIPAGWEKIAWEFYVNGQGTLHPRPYLYPAYYEVRRQYKKDLKDALEHLVRQYNSIR; encoded by the coding sequence ATGAGATTTAAAGGAACGCAAGAGACCATTAGAAAACTACGAAAATTAGGTCATGAGGGTGAAAATAAAATTAAACAAGTTACAGCTGTTGCTGCTAACGAGTTGGCGACAAAAGCAGCTCAGAATCTATCTTCATATAATGATGCTGATCCTACTGGAACCATTGCGCAATCAATTAATGCTAAGCCTAAAAATGACGGATTAATTTGGACTATAGCGGTCAATCAAGTACCAATGGGCGCTTATCTAGAATTCGGTACAGGAACCTTTGTAGACATACCTGCCGGATGGGAAAAAATAGCTTGGGAATTTTACGTAAACGGGCAAGGAACGCTACATCCAAGGCCGTATCTGTATCCAGCATATTATGAAGTTAGAAGGCAATATAAAAAAGATTTAAAAGATGCCTTAGAACATTTAGTTAGGCAATATAATTCAATACGATAA
- a CDS encoding tyrosine-type recombinase/integrase, which produces MKKIEVRIFSSQNLNEKWYVYLYTDGKIIKKIYKGLNLGETFEERMFKAEVLKATLEREVNLGWNPKAKKNIVKYNLPEALDFGLEKKKSTLSAGSYKEYSFTVGLLKPYCASLGYDKLNINDCDRFHIKTLLDAAKKKREWSARNYNKVLRNLSSIFTELVEWEIITSSPARDIRSIKESDNGQYDLMTDNEHQKVFSHLKSLHLNYYIFCSVVYYMGIRPGELVKLKCSDVILEKEVIVVSSKNSKNNKTRVVPIIGTIKTLIKNFDLSNPDYYLFGANTESRTPRLVENYFCPNPFQVKRKYPTDLWRRIVIKELKVNKKLYSLKHKGGSDKLKAGLDLKAVSSIFGHSSEKITEIYANFINDIRFDEAKKIKLDEY; this is translated from the coding sequence ATGAAAAAAATAGAAGTCCGTATTTTTTCGTCTCAAAACCTTAATGAAAAATGGTATGTTTATTTATATACCGATGGCAAAATTATTAAAAAAATCTATAAGGGATTGAATTTGGGTGAAACATTTGAAGAAAGAATGTTTAAGGCTGAAGTTCTAAAGGCTACATTAGAAAGAGAAGTAAATTTAGGATGGAACCCAAAAGCGAAAAAAAATATTGTCAAATATAATCTTCCTGAAGCGTTAGATTTCGGTCTTGAAAAGAAAAAATCAACTCTAAGCGCTGGATCTTATAAAGAGTATTCGTTTACTGTTGGCCTTTTAAAGCCATACTGCGCTTCATTAGGCTATGATAAACTAAACATTAACGATTGTGATCGTTTTCACATTAAGACTCTTTTAGATGCTGCTAAAAAAAAAAGAGAATGGTCTGCACGAAATTATAATAAGGTTCTTAGGAATTTAAGTTCAATATTTACGGAGCTTGTAGAGTGGGAAATAATTACTTCCTCTCCGGCCAGAGATATTAGATCTATTAAAGAATCAGACAATGGGCAGTACGATTTAATGACTGATAATGAACATCAAAAAGTTTTTTCACATTTGAAGTCTCTTCATTTGAATTATTATATATTCTGTTCTGTTGTTTATTATATGGGAATTAGACCAGGGGAATTGGTAAAATTAAAATGCAGTGATGTAATTCTTGAGAAAGAAGTAATTGTAGTTAGCTCCAAAAATTCTAAAAATAATAAAACCAGAGTAGTGCCAATTATAGGTACTATTAAAACTCTTATCAAAAATTTTGACTTATCTAATCCTGATTACTATTTGTTTGGAGCAAACACAGAGAGCAGGACCCCTAGACTTGTCGAAAATTATTTTTGCCCAAATCCATTTCAGGTAAAAAGAAAATACCCCACTGATCTATGGAGGCGTATTGTAATCAAAGAATTAAAAGTTAATAAAAAGCTATATTCTCTGAAGCACAAAGGAGGCAGCGACAAGCTTAAAGCAGGATTAGACTTGAAGGCGGTTAGCTCAATTTTCGGACACTCCTCGGAGAAGATCACAGAAATTTACGCGAACTTCATAAATGACATTCGGTTTGATGAAGCAAAAAAAATAAAACTTGATGAATATTAA
- a CDS encoding THUMP domain-containing class I SAM-dependent RNA methyltransferase has translation MDTENIKIQIKTFFGLEQILAEEIKKLGGRNVEIKNRAVNCEGDLGFLYKINYSARTALKILVPIHEFKAFNQHQFYDRLFKFEWENFMDVDQSFSIDATVNSETFKHSQFVTLKMKDAIVDYFQEKFKRRPNVETRNPDIKFHLHIDRELVMISMDSSGDPLFKRGYRTEQGEAPINEVLASGMLQLAGWDGKGNFLDPMCGSGTLLIEAAMIAMDLPAQIFRKRFGFQNWNNYDADLFAKIKEFRINRVRQFDGKIVGYDIDARMLNAARMNIEAAEMEDVIEIKKQNFFDSKKELFPLLMVFNPPYDERISINDDDFYKKIGDTFKTHYPNTLAWLISSDLEAVKKIGLRPSRKIKLFNGKLETRFLQYEMYEGTKKVHKLEDNK, from the coding sequence ATGGATACAGAAAATATTAAAATACAGATAAAGACATTCTTCGGTTTGGAGCAGATTCTGGCAGAAGAAATCAAAAAATTAGGCGGAAGAAATGTTGAAATTAAAAACAGGGCGGTAAATTGTGAAGGAGATCTTGGTTTTCTTTATAAGATCAATTACTCTGCGAGAACAGCATTGAAAATCCTGGTGCCCATTCATGAATTCAAAGCTTTTAATCAGCATCAGTTCTATGACAGACTGTTTAAGTTTGAATGGGAAAACTTTATGGATGTTGATCAGTCTTTCTCTATTGATGCCACCGTAAATTCTGAAACATTCAAGCATTCTCAGTTTGTGACTTTAAAAATGAAAGATGCTATTGTTGATTATTTTCAGGAAAAATTTAAAAGACGTCCGAATGTAGAAACAAGAAATCCGGATATCAAATTCCATCTTCATATCGACAGAGAACTGGTGATGATTTCCATGGATTCTTCCGGAGATCCGTTATTTAAAAGAGGATATCGAACAGAGCAGGGAGAAGCGCCTATCAATGAGGTCTTAGCAAGCGGAATGCTTCAGCTGGCAGGCTGGGACGGAAAAGGAAATTTCCTTGATCCAATGTGCGGTTCCGGAACATTATTGATTGAAGCAGCGATGATTGCGATGGACCTTCCGGCTCAGATTTTCAGAAAGAGATTCGGTTTCCAGAACTGGAATAATTATGATGCGGATTTGTTTGCAAAGATCAAGGAATTCAGAATAAACAGAGTCAGACAATTTGACGGAAAAATTGTTGGATATGATATCGACGCAAGAATGCTGAATGCGGCAAGAATGAACATAGAAGCAGCAGAAATGGAAGATGTTATCGAGATCAAAAAACAAAACTTCTTTGATTCCAAAAAAGAACTTTTCCCTTTATTAATGGTCTTCAACCCGCCTTACGATGAAAGAATTTCCATTAATGATGATGATTTCTATAAGAAAATAGGAGATACCTTTAAAACGCATTATCCGAATACTTTGGCCTGGCTGATCTCTTCCGATCTGGAAGCGGTGAAGAAAATCGGTCTTCGTCCTTCAAGAAAAATCAAACTTTTCAACGGAAAGCTGGAAACAAGATTTTTACAGTATGAAATGTATGAAGGAACGAAGAAAGTGCATAAGCTGGAAGATAATAAATAG